In Acaryochloris thomasi RCC1774, a genomic segment contains:
- a CDS encoding sensor domain-containing diguanylate cyclase — MSSAQNNEVSSPYPQADFLKQPEPVVFFCCQGQGDYGLISISPNVECQWGYTAQECLNNASLWLEQIHPEDLTIFRKKLCCLKLEEPQAFEYRLQHQDGSYCWLHTHLILTAESDGSALAIRGYSQDVTSQRQLQLENQLLKSVVKSSSHVLVQSHYRTGMTKALAVVGAVMGVDRAYICECHPSPDVDQESVTMSFAWFREGWSISLEQMPWRHQSFTELQQMSGYQDLVTKGYFVGITRSLPDCEQPLFSRASICSTLWLPIELDHHFWGFIGLDHCQAERQWIPESISLLRTWAAIIGGALRHHQSEEQLVHDVFHDSLTGLPNRALFLNRLEQSLRRSQRHPHRIFAVLFLDLDGFKAINDTLGHQVGDQLLVAIAKRLASCLRPGDTVSRLGGDEFVVLLNDLQGMGDATITAQRLRYQVSRAFQLGEHEVFTDISVGITLSSYGYTTAAKILEDADRAMYEAKTAGKGRYRLFSQES; from the coding sequence GTGAGCAGCGCTCAGAATAATGAGGTCAGTTCTCCTTATCCTCAGGCAGACTTTTTGAAACAACCAGAACCGGTTGTTTTTTTCTGTTGTCAAGGCCAGGGGGACTATGGATTGATCTCAATTAGCCCCAACGTTGAATGTCAGTGGGGCTATACAGCGCAGGAGTGCTTAAATAATGCCAGTCTTTGGCTAGAGCAAATTCATCCTGAAGATCTAACCATCTTTAGGAAAAAATTATGCTGCTTAAAACTGGAGGAGCCACAGGCTTTTGAATATCGACTTCAGCATCAAGATGGTTCTTATTGCTGGCTCCACACCCACCTGATCTTGACTGCAGAATCTGACGGGAGTGCCTTAGCTATTCGGGGGTATAGCCAAGATGTTACGAGCCAAAGGCAGCTTCAGCTAGAGAATCAGCTCCTGAAGAGTGTGGTGAAGTCGAGTTCGCATGTGCTGGTTCAGTCCCACTATCGGACCGGCATGACCAAGGCTCTGGCCGTTGTGGGGGCTGTGATGGGGGTTGACCGAGCCTATATCTGCGAGTGCCATCCTTCTCCAGATGTAGATCAAGAGTCGGTGACGATGAGCTTCGCTTGGTTCCGTGAGGGATGGTCTATCTCTTTGGAACAGATGCCCTGGCGGCATCAATCATTTACTGAACTTCAGCAGATGTCGGGTTATCAAGACTTGGTGACGAAAGGATACTTCGTCGGCATCACCCGATCTTTACCGGACTGCGAACAGCCTTTGTTCTCACGAGCTAGTATTTGCTCAACCCTATGGTTGCCGATCGAGTTAGATCACCATTTTTGGGGATTTATTGGGTTAGATCACTGCCAAGCCGAGCGTCAATGGATTCCGGAGTCTATTAGCCTGCTGCGGACTTGGGCCGCGATTATCGGCGGTGCGCTTCGGCATCATCAGAGTGAGGAACAGCTTGTTCATGATGTCTTCCATGATTCACTCACGGGGTTGCCAAACCGAGCCTTGTTCCTCAACCGGTTAGAGCAGTCTCTGCGACGATCACAGCGTCATCCCCACCGCATATTCGCGGTGCTGTTTCTTGATCTCGATGGGTTTAAGGCGATTAATGACACCTTGGGACATCAGGTAGGAGATCAGCTTTTAGTTGCGATCGCAAAACGTTTAGCAAGCTGTTTGCGTCCTGGCGACACCGTTTCAAGGCTCGGCGGCGACGAATTTGTGGTTTTACTGAACGACCTCCAGGGTATGGGGGACGCCACTATTACTGCCCAGCGTCTTCGCTATCAAGTCTCCCGTGCATTTCAGCTTGGAGAACACGAGGTCTTTACCGATATCAGCGTCGGCATTACGCTGAGCAGCTATGGCTACACCACAGCAGCGAAGATCTTAGAAGATGCCGACCGCGCCATGTATGAGGCGAAAACAGCAGGCAAAGGACGCTATCGTCTCTTCAGTCAAGAGTCCTGA
- a CDS encoding slr1601 family putative cell division protein has translation MSALPKSIAQAPPAASLRQIHSSKGRPQQKTQALEAVFILGLNSLLAGVGIYTLWNLVPHQLAQHQKLQALQSETAQTTRRVEQLKGDYQRSFSVHEQKRIARDQGYLTGEKKLKVNWQKP, from the coding sequence ATGAGTGCCCTCCCCAAATCTATTGCGCAAGCTCCTCCTGCAGCTTCTCTCAGGCAGATTCATTCGTCCAAAGGCCGTCCTCAGCAGAAGACGCAGGCCCTAGAGGCTGTTTTCATATTGGGGCTAAATAGTCTGTTGGCTGGCGTTGGGATTTATACACTCTGGAATTTGGTACCGCACCAGCTGGCGCAACATCAAAAGCTACAGGCGCTGCAGTCTGAAACTGCGCAAACCACCCGTCGTGTTGAGCAACTCAAGGGCGATTATCAGAGAAGCTTTTCTGTCCATGAGCAGAAACGAATTGCTCGGGATCAAGGATATTTAACGGGCGAGAAGAAGCTTAAGGTTAATTGGCAGAAGCCATAG
- the psaM gene encoding photosystem I reaction center subunit XII, with protein MPLSDVQIIAALLVALVPAVLAINLGSALSK; from the coding sequence ATGCCTTTATCAGATGTGCAAATCATTGCGGCTTTATTGGTTGCTCTAGTGCCTGCTGTTTTAGCAATTAATCTTGGCTCTGCACTTTCAAAATAG